Genomic segment of Cronobacter dublinensis subsp. dublinensis LMG 23823:
GGTGCCGCTAATGACCTGCCCGGCGTTCGCCTCCGCCGCGTTCAGCCAGCCGTCGCCGCCAAAGAGCGTAGTAATAGCGACCGTCGGCAGTGAGGTGATCCCAACGACCACCGGCGCGCCATTCACCGTCGTGGTGTTGCCGTCAGGCGTTGTGATGGTCACGCGCGGGGTCAGCGAGCCTTCGGCCAGCGAGGCGAGATCGGTCGGGTTCAGCTGAATACTGAAGCGCCCGTCGCTGCCCACCGTGCCGTTAAAGGTGCGCGCGCCAAGCGCCACGCTCACCGTCGAGCCCGCCGTCGCGTTGGTCACAACGCCGGAAATCGTCTGGCTCGTCAGCGCCTCGGTAGCGTTCAGCAGGCCGTCGCCGAAGACCGACAGCGAGCTGAGCGTCGGGGCCAGCAGATCCAGCCTCAGCGAGCCGCTGGTGGAGGCGGTATTGCCGTTGGTATCCGTGGCCGTAACGGTCACGGTCTGGTTGCCGGTGGCGATCCCGGTGAGCGCGCTCTGTACCGCGCCCGGCAGGTTCACGCTCCAGACGCCGTTCGGGCCGACCGTGGCCGTAAAGGCGGGCGTGCTGCCAATCTGGATCGTCAGCGTCTGCCCCGCAAGCCCGGTGGCGGTGCCGCTGAGCGCGCCCTGCAACAGCTCAGGGATACTCAGCGTGCCGTCGCCGAACAGCGAGCCGATGTTAATCGTCGGCAGGTTGTTGATAGCGACGTTGAAACTTGCGCCCGTAGTGTTGACGTTGCCTGCGTTATCGGTGACCACGACCTGCAACGCGACCTGACCGTCAGGCAGCCCTGCGAGTAGCGTGGAGGGCAGCGTCGCGGTCCAGCGACCGGCGTCGTCCACCACCGCCGTCAGGCGCTGACCGGCGATATTAACGATAACCGACGAGACATTTTCCGCATTGCTGACCACGCCGCTGATGGTCTGGTTAACCGTGCTGTCCGCGACGTTAATCAGGTTGTCGCCGCCCACCAGCACCTGGCTGATGACCGGTACGTCCGTCAGCGCCAGGTTAATGTCGATGATTTCATTACGCACGTTGCCGAAAGCGTCGGTGACGTTGAGCTGTACCGCAAGCGTGTTATCGACGATGCCCTGCCAGAGGCTCGGCGGGAAATCAACGGAGATGCGCCCGTCGCCGCCTACCAGCACGTCCAGCGGCACGTTGATATCGGTGCCCACCAGCGTCGCGGTCACTGTCGCGCCGCGATAGTCGCCGCTCAGTTGACCGGTCAATGTCTGGGTCACCAGCGATTCCGCCACGTTCAGGATGCCGTCCCCGCCGAACAGGTCATCCACCAGCACGCCCAGTCCTTTGTTGAGCGCGACATTGAGCGCCACGTTGTTGGTGGAGGTGTTGCCCTGCGCGTCAGTAGAAGTGATGTTTATCACCTGTGCGCCGTCGGTGAGCGTGTTGAGATCGACCTGCGGGAAGGTGTAATTCCAGTTGCCGTCCTGATCCACCACTGCTGTTTGCGTCAATGGCCCGATCCGCAGCGTGACCGTCTGGCCCGGCTCGCCGGTCCCCTGTAACAGCAGCCCGCCCGCCGCGTTAACGGTGTTGAGCACCGCAGGCACGCCCGCGGCGTCTACCGTCAGCAGCGGCCCGTCGGCGTTCAGAGTAACGGTGCGGCTGTCGGTATCCGTGTTCCCCGCCGCGTCGGTAAGCGTGGCGGTGACGGTATAGTCGCCGTCCGCCAGCCCGGAGACCGCGCTTTGCGGCACGCTGACGCTCCACGCGCCGTCCGCGCCGACCACGGCGTAGTAAGTTTCGCCGTTAAAGGTAACCGTGACCTGACGACCCGCCTCCGAAGTGCTGGCGGTGCCGCTCAGCACCAGTGGCTGGCTGGCTTCGGTCGCGTCGATAATGTCATCGCCCGCAATCGCGCCCACGGTCACGACCGGCGGCACTGTATCGAGCGCGACGGTCACGGTTGTGGTGGCTGGCGTACCGCCATCGGTCGTCGCCACCACGGTGTAGTTGCCTTGATCCGGGAACTGCGTGGCAGGAACATCCAGCGACCAGCTGCCGTCCGGCTGTACCGTCGCCGTACCGACCGTCGCGCCGTTAATGGTCACGGTCACGGTGGAGACATCGCCAAGCGTGGTGCCGCTCAGCGCCACCGTATCGCCCAGTTCGCCCGCGTTAATGATGTTATCGCCCGTGACCGGGTTAATGCTGACCGCCACCGGCGGCGGCGTGGTGTCCACCGATACCGGCGTCGCAGGCGCGGTCGCTACGTTGCCTGCCCGGTCGGTGACCGTAGCGCTAATCTCCTGAGCGCCGTTGGCGAGCGTCGCCAGTTGCGCCGGGGAGAGCTGAAGCGACCAGGTGTTACCGTTCAGTACCGTGGTGGTAAAGCTCTGGCCCGCCAGGGTGACAGTAATGGTCTGCCCCGGCTCGACGTTAGTCACGGTACCGGTAATGGTCTGCGCCTGCTGGCTCTCCGCCCCGCTCAGCCCGTCGCCGCCAAACGGCGCGTCGATGGTGAGCGTAGGCGCGGCGAGCGACACGTAGAGCGGCGCGGTGGTCACGGCGGTGTTGCCCGCGCCATCCACCAGGCTCACGCTCACCGCCTGCAGGCCGTTCGGCACGTTTGCCCAGTCCGCCGCGCTCAGGTTCAGCGTCCAGGTATTGCCGGTGATGGTCACGCGATCGGGCCCGAAGGTCTGGTTACCGATGGTGACGGTAATCTCACTGCCCGCCGGGATATCGCTGGTCAGCGTGCCGCTGATAGCGCCCGCCGCGCCCGCTTCGTTGATATTCACATAACCGTCGCCGAACAGCGGCTGGGTGACCGCCACCGCAGGCGGCGTCAGCGCCGCCTGGAACGGTACCTCGATGGGCTGGGTGTTGCCGAAGTTATCCTGCGCGATGATGGTCAGCGTATGGTCGCCAGGCGACAGCCCCGCCAGCGCGCCCGCGGGCAGAGGCAGCGTCCAGTTGCCCGCGTTGTCGACATTGGCCACATAGGTCGTGCCGTTCACGTCGATCGTGACTGAAACATACTGGTTAGAGCCGGTAATACCGGTGGTGCCGGTAAGCGTCAGCGGCGCACTGGCCTCGCTGATGTTCAGGATGGTGTCATCGCCAAACAGCGTGGTCACCGTCGGCGCAGGCAGTTGGGTTTGCACCGCGAACGACCCCGGCTGGCTGTCGGTATTGCCGAAGGCGTCACGCACGTTGACCGTGAAATCCTGCGTGCTGCCCGGCGTCAGATCGGTGAACGCGGCAGGCGGCAGCGAGACTGACCAGTCGCCGTTCTCCAGCACCGTGCCGGTGTAGGTGTTGCCGTTCAGCACAATCGCTACCGTCTGGCCCGCCCCGCTCACGCCGGTGGAGCCAGTGATCGTCTGGGCGGCGCCCGCCTCGGCGTTGTTCAGCGCGCCATCGATAAACGGCGTGTTGATAGTCGCGTCCGGAATGTTGTTAATGCGTGATTCGAAGCTGTCGGTGAGCGTGCTGGTATTGCCCGCCGTATCGGTGACCACGACGGTGACCGCAATGGTGCCGTCCGGCAGCGCGCCGAGCTGCGCAGGCGTCAACGGCAGCGACCAGTTGCCGTTCGCATCGACGGTCGCCTCCACCATCGTGCCGTTATTGACGCTCACCATCACGGTGTCGATACGCCCGGCAGGCAGGCCGGTAGCGCCGCTAAGCGCGCTACCCGCGCCGGCTTCGGCGGCGTTCAGGATGCCGTCGGTAAACGGCTCCGTCAGCGCTGGGGTCGGCAGCGGGTCGGCGTAAACGGTAAACGTCGCCTCCGGGCTGGTGACGGTATTGCCTGCGCGATCCGAAACGGTGACCGTCATAGTGTGATTGCCATCGGCCAGCGCGCCCAACTGCGCCGGCGTCAGCGCCACCGTCCAGTTGCCGTTGTTATCGACCGTGCCGGTAAGTGCCGCGCCGCCATCGATGCTTATCTGCACCGTCTGGCCCGCGCCGGTCAGGCCGGTATTGCCGGTAACCTGCTGGCCGAGCGCCGCCTCACTCTGGTTGATAATGCCATCGCCAAAGAGCAGATCCGGCACGGCGGCGGTCGGCGGCGTGCGCAACACCTCCACCGACGCGCCCGCGCTCGCCGGGTTGCCGAACTGATCCTGCGCGCTGACGGAGAGCGTGTACTGGCCGTTTTGCAGCGCCGTCAGCTGGTCGGGGCCGACATTAATCTGCCATGCGCCGCCCGCGCCGATGACGCCATTCAGCGTCACGCCGCCCACGGTGACCACAATCGGCGTATTGACGGCAAGCCCCGTCGAGGTGCCGCTGATAACGCCGCCGTTCTGGATTTCGCTCAGGTTAATCAGGCCGTCGGTGAAAATCGTGCCGAGCGCGACGGTCGGCGTGGTGTCATTACCAACGGTAACCGGCAGCGGCTGGCTGTCGCGGTTGCCGGTCGGGTCGGTCACCGTGAGCGTCAGTTCCTGCGGGCCATTCTCCAGCGCCTGCAGTTGCGCAGCCGGAATAGTAATACTCCAGTTGCCGTCGTTACCCGCCACCGTCTGATAGGTCTGGTCGCCGACCGTTAATTCCACCGTCGATCCTGCCGTCGTGGTGCCGCCGAGCGTCTGCTCGGTCAGTGATTCACTGACGTTCAGGATCCCGTCATCCAGGAAGCTGCCGGGGTTGATGCCGGTTGCGGGCAGTGAGGTATCCACCGTCACCGTGCTGGTGTCGGTCGCCGTGTTTTGCGCCGCGTCGCTGGCGGTGACCGTGACGGTATAACCGTCATCGGCAAGCCCGGCGAGCGCCGACGCCGGCACCGTCACGCTCCACAGGCCGTTGGCATCAGTGGTGCCGGTGTAGGTGACGTTATTAAAGACCACGCTGACGATAGTGCCCGGCGCGAGATTCGACGAGGTGCCGGTGATATCCAGCGGCTGGCCGCTCTCCTGGCTATTGATGATGTCATCGCCCGCGATCGGGTTCAGCGCCACCTGTGGCTGTGAGCCAGGCTGGGCGGCGAAGTTCACCGGATACTGAACAAACGCCTGGTTGCCCGACTGGTCAGTAACGGTAACGCCCACGATCTGCTGACCATCCGCGACCTGCGCCAGCGCGGTGGTCGGGACCGTCACGGTCCAGGTGCCGTTCGCCTGAACCTCGCCGGTATACGTCTGCCCGTTGAGGGTGACGGTCACGGTCTGGCCCGACTCGACGCGGGTGGTGGTGCCGGTGATTTGCAGCGGCGACTGCGCTTCGGCGGCGTTGATGAAATTATCCGTCGCCACGGTATTCACCGTCACCAGCGGCGCGTTAGCCGCCGAGGCATCGAGCGTCAGCGACACTCTTTCGCTGCTGGTGTTGCCCGCCGCGTCACTCACCGTGGCGATGACGCTGACCGGGCCGTCCGGCAGGCTCGCGAGCGCGCCCGCAGGCAGCGTCACGCTCCAGCTGCCGTCGCTTTGCACCAGCGCGCTGTAGCTTTGGCCGCCAATCTGCACCAGCACCGTTTGCGGGTTCTGCGGATCGTACGGCGTCGCGCTGCCGCTAATGGTCAGCGGCTGTGCGGCTTCGGTAGCGTTGATGATGTTATCGGCGGTGATGTCGTTAACGCTCAGCACCGGCGCGGTGAGATCGACCGTCACCGTGCTTGTCGAGGTGTTCTGGTTCCCGGCGGCGTCAGTCGCGGTCACGACCAGCGGCGTCTCGCCTTCGTTAAGGCCCTGCAGCGCGGCGGGCGGCAGCGTGACCGACCAGTTGCCGCTGCTGTCCACCACGGCGGTGTAGGTGTCGTCGCCAAGCTGAACGGTGACGGTTTGCCCCGCGCCATTAACGCCGGTAGCGCCGCTCAGCGTGCCGCCTGCGCTCACTTCCGCAGCGCTGATAATACCGTCGGTAAATGGCGTGTTGAGCGTCACTTCCGGCAGCGCGGTGGTGATAATGGTAAAGCTCTGGTTGCCGGAGACGACCGCGCCGTTTTCATCGGTGCCGGAGACCGTCAGCGTTGCGGTGCCGTCGCCGATGGCGATCGCATCCGCGCGCGGTACGGTGACGCTCCAGCCGCCGTCGGCGTCGGTGGCCGCGGTGTACTGTTTGCCGTTGAGCGTGATGGTTAGCGTCGTTTGCGGCGCGAAGTTCACGCTGGTGCCACTCAGCACCAGGCCATCGGCGATATCGTTCAGCGAGACGCGGTTATCACCGGTTACCGGCGTAACCGTCAGCGCGCTGATGTCGGTATCGACGCTAAAGCCGCGATCGAGGCTTACGCTGTTGCCCGCCGCGTCGCTCGCGCCAACCGTCAAAGTGTAATCGCCGTTAGTCAGGCCCGTTAAGGCGCTGGCGGGCAGATCCACCTGCCAGCGACCCGCTGAATCCACGACGCCGGTGAACGTATCGTCGCCAAGCGTCACCGTGACGGTCTGGCCGGCGGTGACGTTGGTAGCGGTGCCGCGAAGCGTTACCCCGGTGGCGCGTTCCCCGGCGTCGATAACGCCGTCGCCGCCCACCGGATCGATAGTCAGCAGCGGCGCGCGCGCCGGGTCGACCGCGACAGTTATCGGGCGCGAGGCGGTGGCGGTGTTGCCCGCCGCGTCGGTGACCGTGACGCTAAACTGCGCCTGGCCGTTCGGCAGCGCCTGCAGATCCGCCGCCGGAATATCCACCGTCCATTCGCCGTTCGCGCCGGTCACGGTGGTGTTGTAGGTTTTGCCGTTCAGCGTCACGACGATACTGTCGCCCTGCGCGGCCCCGGCGGCGACGCCCGAGAACGGCTGCGCCTGGCCCGCTTCGGTGATATTCAGCGCGTCATCCTGCGCGAACGGATTGAGCGTCAGCGTCGGCGCGTCGACATCGACGGTGAAATCGACCGTCGAGGTCTGGCTGTTGCCCGCCGCGTCGCGTACCACGATTTGCAGCGGCACAGGGGAGTCATTGCCGGTGAGCGAGTCCAGCGCGCCGGACGGCAGCGTCACCGACCAGTTTCCGTTGACGTCGACAGTGCCCTGATAGGCCTGGCCGTTCAGCGTGATGGTGATGGTCTGGCCCGCGCCGGTGCTGCCGGTGGTGCCGGTGAGCGTCTGGTTCACACCCGCTTCCGCCTGGCTCAGCGTGCCGTCGGTAAACAGCGGGTCCACCGTCACATCCGGCAGGTTGTTGATGATAACCGTGAGCGTATGGCTGTCGCTGACGCCGCCCGCCTGCGCGGTGGCGGTCACTTCATAGCTGCCATCGGGGAGCTGTTGCAGATCTGCGGCCGGAACGGTGGTTTGCCAGTTGCCGCTGGCGTCGACGGTTGCGGTGTAGGTGATGCCGTTGAGCGTGACGGTGATTTCGGTGTTGGCCGCCAGCCCGGCGCTGGTGCCGCGAATGGTTAACGGGGAATCCGCTTCGGCGCGGTTAATAAAATCGTCGTCGGCGATGATGCTGATGGCGACGCCGGACGCCGCGGTATCGACCGTAATCGGCGCCTGAATCGTCTGCGTCTGGTTCCAGGTATCCGTGACGCTCACCTGAATGGCGTTATCGCCGTTCGCCAGCCCCTGCAACACGACGGCAGGCACATCGACGCGCCAGTTGCCTGCCGCATCCACCGTCGCCGTGGCGCTCCACGCGCCGATGGTCACGGCGACCAGGCTGCCCGGCTCGGCGTTGGCCACGCTGCCCTGCAGGGGCTGCGCGGTTTTGATTTCCGCCGCGTCCAGCACATTGTCACCGGTAAACGGCGTGACGGTGACAGATGGCTGCGCGGTTTTCACATCGATGGCGTCGGTCACCGTCGTGGTATTGCCCGCGGCGTCGGTGGTCGTCACCACAACCGGGTTTGCACCGGGTGACAGCGCGCCAAGATCGGCCGCCGGTAGCGTTATCTGCCAGTTGCCGTCGCTGCCGGTCGTCGTGGTGTAAGTCTGGCCGTTGAGCGTAACCGTAACGGTTTGCCCTGCCTCCGAACTGTTGCCGGAGAGCACCTGATCGGTCGTCAGCTCCTGGGCGTTCAGCTTGCCGTCGTCGGTCAGGGTGTAGAGCGAGAGCGTGGGCGGCGTGGTGTCAACGGTAACGGTGGTATTGCTGCTGGCGCTGTTGCCCGCACCGTCCGTGACCGTGACCACAACCGGCGTCTGCCCGGTCGGCAGCGTTTGCAGCTGCGAGGCCGGTGCGGTGACGCTCCAGCCGCCGTCAGCGCCTGCTGTCGTGGTATAGGTCTGGTTGCCGAGCTGTACGGTGACCGTCTGGCCGCTACCGCTGACGCCGGTGTTGCCGGTGAGCGTCTGATTCTGCTGCAGGTCGGCGGCGTTCAGCGCGCCGTCGCCAAACGGCGTGGTGATGGTCGGCTCCGGCAGATCGTTAATCGCGACGTTAATCACGCGGTCGGCGGTGGCGCTGGTCTGCCCGGCGGTGACGGTCGCCGTCACGGTGCGCGGGCCATCCGGCAGCGAGGCCAGGTCGGCCGCCGGAATCAGCACGCTCCAGTTGCCCGCGCTGTCGAGCACGGCGGTGTAGGTTTTGTCGTTAAATGTGACCGTCACCTGCGCGCCTGGCCCGGTCACGGTGGTGATACCGCGAATTTCCAGCGGCTGCGTGGCTTCCGCCGCGTTGAGGTAGTCGTCTGTGGAGAGAATGGCAATCGAGACCGACGGCACGGTGCGATCGACCGGGATAGTGTCCGTCACGGTAAGCGGCGCGCCGGTGCCGTTCGGTACGCTGACACTGAGCGTGGCGTTGCCGTTGGCGAGCGCCTGGAGGTCACCACTCGGGAGGGTCACCTGCCAGGTGCCGTCGCCCCCGACCGTAGCATAATAGTTCTGGCCATTGAGCGTGACCGTCACTACCGTGCCCGCCGCGATATTCTGCGTCGAGCCGCTCAGCACCTGATCGATGCCGAGCTCAGCGCCATTCAGGGCGTTATCCGCCGTCAGCGGATCCACCGCCAGCGCCGGCTGGTCGAAATTAACGGTAAACCGGGTTTCGCTGGTGGTGG
This window contains:
- a CDS encoding Ig-like domain-containing protein, giving the protein MAVQNSLSPTVDILNQNTGDVVNHYSQSADRVVNLSQTSIVRINASPETVNFYERQGNDLIVHMKDGTTVRYQNFFQLDAEGQHSELIFEDDNGVHHALFPFASEPGPAVAEAIVPTMAETSLGALTGAEGLTTLEVLGGIAAVGAIAGVAIAASDSGGGGGGGNDNNNGGGDNGGGDNGGGDNGGGETPDPAAIDLDPFTEDNVLNASEVLQNQVLSGVVDVANAGRTITVTLGGQTYTGVIGADGTWSVTLPASVLQTLPQGLNTITVSLVDVNGNTVNQTVDINVDTVAPTLQLTPFTDGVLGGEQTATDQILRGSTGVAEEGQIVTITLNGKTYTAVVEADGRWQAAIPAADLQALQDGQQYVLGVSITDLAGNTTTSETRFTVNFDQPALAVDPLTADNALNGAELGIDQVLSGSTQNIAAGTVVTVTLNGQNYYATVGGDGTWQVTLPSGDLQALANGNATLSVSVPNGTGAPLTVTDTIPVDRTVPSVSIAILSTDDYLNAAEATQPLEIRGITTVTGPGAQVTVTFNDKTYTAVLDSAGNWSVLIPAADLASLPDGPRTVTATVTAGQTSATADRVINVAINDLPEPTITTPFGDGALNAADLQQNQTLTGNTGVSGSGQTVTVQLGNQTYTTTAGADGGWSVTAPASQLQTLPTGQTPVVVTVTDGAGNSASSNTTVTVDTTPPTLSLYTLTDDGKLNAQELTTDQVLSGNSSEAGQTVTVTLNGQTYTTTTGSDGNWQITLPAADLGALSPGANPVVVTTTDAAGNTTTVTDAIDVKTAQPSVTVTPFTGDNVLDAAEIKTAQPLQGSVANAEPGSLVAVTIGAWSATATVDAAGNWRVDVPAVVLQGLANGDNAIQVSVTDTWNQTQTIQAPITVDTAASGVAISIIADDDFINRAEADSPLTIRGTSAGLAANTEITVTLNGITYTATVDASGNWQTTVPAADLQQLPDGSYEVTATAQAGGVSDSHTLTVIINNLPDVTVDPLFTDGTLSQAEAGVNQTLTGTTGSTGAGQTITITLNGQAYQGTVDVNGNWSVTLPSGALDSLTGNDSPVPLQIVVRDAAGNSQTSTVDFTVDVDAPTLTLNPFAQDDALNITEAGQAQPFSGVAAGAAQGDSIVVTLNGKTYNTTVTGANGEWTVDIPAADLQALPNGQAQFSVTVTDAAGNTATASRPITVAVDPARAPLLTIDPVGGDGVIDAGERATGVTLRGTATNVTAGQTVTVTLGDDTFTGVVDSAGRWQVDLPASALTGLTNGDYTLTVGASDAAGNSVSLDRGFSVDTDISALTVTPVTGDNRVSLNDIADGLVLSGTSVNFAPQTTLTITLNGKQYTAATDADGGWSVTVPRADAIAIGDGTATLTVSGTDENGAVVSGNQSFTIITTALPEVTLNTPFTDGIISAAEVSAGGTLSGATGVNGAGQTVTVQLGDDTYTAVVDSSGNWSVTLPPAALQGLNEGETPLVVTATDAAGNQNTSTSTVTVDLTAPVLSVNDITADNIINATEAAQPLTISGSATPYDPQNPQTVLVQIGGQSYSALVQSDGSWSVTLPAGALASLPDGPVSVIATVSDAAGNTSSERVSLTLDASAANAPLVTVNTVATDNFINAAEAQSPLQITGTTTRVESGQTVTVTLNGQTYTGEVQANGTWTVTVPTTALAQVADGQQIVGVTVTDQSGNQAFVQYPVNFAAQPGSQPQVALNPIAGDDIINSQESGQPLDITGTSSNLAPGTIVSVVFNNVTYTGTTDANGLWSVTVPASALAGLADDGYTVTVTASDAAQNTATDTSTVTVDTSLPATGINPGSFLDDGILNVSESLTEQTLGGTTTAGSTVELTVGDQTYQTVAGNDGNWSITIPAAQLQALENGPQELTLTVTDPTGNRDSQPLPVTVGNDTTPTVALGTIFTDGLINLSEIQNGGVISGTSTGLAVNTPIVVTVGGVTLNGVIGAGGAWQINVGPDQLTALQNGQYTLSVSAQDQFGNPASAGASVEVLRTPPTAAVPDLLFGDGIINQSEAALGQQVTGNTGLTGAGQTVQISIDGGAALTGTVDNNGNWTVALTPAQLGALADGNHTMTVTVSDRAGNTVTSPEATFTVYADPLPTPALTEPFTDGILNAAEAGAGSALSGATGLPAGRIDTVMVSVNNGTMVEATVDANGNWSLPLTPAQLGALPDGTIAVTVVVTDTAGNTSTLTDSFESRINNIPDATINTPFIDGALNNAEAGAAQTITGSTGVSGAGQTVAIVLNGNTYTGTVLENGDWSVSLPPAAFTDLTPGSTQDFTVNVRDAFGNTDSQPGSFAVQTQLPAPTVTTLFGDDTILNISEASAPLTLTGTTGITGSNQYVSVTIDVNGTTYVANVDNAGNWTLPLPAGALAGLSPGDHTLTIIAQDNFGNTQPIEVPFQAALTPPAVAVTQPLFGDGYVNINEAGAAGAISGTLTSDIPAGSEITVTIGNQTFGPDRVTITGNTWTLNLSAADWANVPNGLQAVSVSLVDGAGNTAVTTAPLYVSLAAPTLTIDAPFGGDGLSGAESQQAQTITGTVTNVEPGQTITVTLAGQSFTTTVLNGNTWSLQLSPAQLATLANGAQEISATVTDRAGNVATAPATPVSVDTTPPPVAVSINPVTGDNIINAGELGDTVALSGTTLGDVSTVTVTINGATVGTATVQPDGSWSLDVPATQFPDQGNYTVVATTDGGTPATTTVTVALDTVPPVVTVGAIAGDDIIDATEASQPLVLSGTASTSEAGRQVTVTFNGETYYAVVGADGAWSVSVPQSAVSGLADGDYTVTATLTDAAGNTDTDSRTVTLNADGPLLTVDAAGVPAVLNTVNAAGGLLLQGTGEPGQTVTLRIGPLTQTAVVDQDGNWNYTFPQVDLNTLTDGAQVINITSTDAQGNTSTNNVALNVALNKGLGVLVDDLFGGDGILNVAESLVTQTLTGQLSGDYRGATVTATLVGTDINVPLDVLVGGDGRISVDFPPSLWQGIVDNTLAVQLNVTDAFGNVRNEIIDINLALTDVPVISQVLVGGDNLINVADSTVNQTISGVVSNAENVSSVIVNIAGQRLTAVVDDAGRWTATLPSTLLAGLPDGQVALQVVVTDNAGNVNTTGASFNVAINNLPTINIGSLFGDGTLSIPELLQGALSGTATGLAGQTLTIQIGSTPAFTATVGPNGVWSVNLPGAVQSALTGIATGNQTVTVTATDTNGNTASTSGSLRLDLLAPTLSSLSVFGDGLLNATEALTSQTISGVVTNATAGSTVSVALGARTFNGTVGSDGRFSIQLNPTDLASLAEGSLTPRVTITTPDGNTTTVNGAPVVVGITSLPTVAITTLFGGDGWLNAAEANAGQVISGTSNLANGTVTVNVGGSAFTATINNGAWSVNVPATTLKGIQDGTLTVSASVTDPVGNVATGSQVVSAIVQALPQVVVNPVFGDGLLSLSDLLSPQLISGTATNLAAGSALTVTLGALTFNTTVRADGTWQVSVPTTSLQGLADGPLNVTVTARDTAGNTASANGGLNVSIGALPTLAITSLFGDNGLNATDILSAQTITGTSTNAVGSQVRVSLGGKSYVTTVGNDGTWQLSVPKTDLSGLLDGTLTVNASVTNPAGNSTSTSGLLNVVTHSLPTVSLTSLFGNDGYLNVSEAGSGQTLSGKISGVTDGATVKVTLGANTYNAAVASDGTWTLPVTNTILQGLSNGALKVGVSVTDKVGNVNSTSSDVTVKLTTPTLSFTPLASLNPLALLSTGLTLRGGSTNLAPGSVVHLSLLNGTVNTTAITDSNGNWSANLGLGLNILQLLSLSSVLNIYATDAAGNTGYLNVGLGGQIISTTPPATFAAASVEHEAALFALSDENSQTATQSDTQQTTATAKTATVAVTAEENSATAEDTASATGGYTIGGVSIDLADGTSQSGESLQGSSGSDTIHLATLGFASLDGGAGTDTLVIDGVNMKLDLTALDGQIKHIEIFDLGKSGTNSLTLDLHQALTLTDKPEDDLIVKGVDGDRVNLVKGGSDIWEVSGQREVDGVQFDVWHNSSQTNTLGDVLIQHGLHVNMV